One stretch of Sporomusa termitida DNA includes these proteins:
- a CDS encoding aconitase X, giving the protein MIFLTDDEQRMLQGEKGHIPRLCLQYLVEMAEVAGAEKLVDLDGTGDFHTPLTAAIPQYEFPLEELEQLVASGATFKIPTFANKSPFYELTPMHGWEHCHMLTYGKNAHDDPCFHENAMHEEYYTLYRKMGMMTTHSCVSYLTASYLPTIGQHCSWNESSAIPYCNAVLGARTNIDGSFATCFLGKAVYYDMHVTENRYATVLVETERLIKSDLEWDVFGFAVGEECGLAIPCLTGTAKPTTTQLCKLNSSMNTGGAVRMYHIPGSTPEALTLEMAFGNKSPRQVIMIDEDDLKKTYDTLNYHTSDVVDMVYLGCPHLNIVDLMLLARKLEGRKCKIPFWIMSTPWLYDVAKNLGYVRIFEAAGAHLMTGTCMAAMGGVPTGVKNIAVDSAKQSYYITGCYPDDSLQVCYGSQDNCIDAALTGRWRGEWK; this is encoded by the coding sequence ATGATCTTCTTAACTGATGATGAACAACGGATGCTTCAGGGCGAAAAAGGACACATTCCCCGGCTTTGCCTGCAGTATCTTGTGGAAATGGCCGAGGTTGCCGGCGCTGAGAAGCTTGTCGACTTGGACGGTACAGGGGATTTTCACACACCATTGACCGCAGCGATACCGCAATATGAGTTTCCCCTTGAGGAACTTGAACAGCTTGTTGCCAGCGGTGCAACGTTTAAAATTCCAACCTTCGCCAACAAATCCCCTTTCTACGAACTCACCCCCATGCATGGCTGGGAACACTGCCATATGCTCACCTATGGCAAAAACGCCCATGACGACCCCTGCTTTCACGAAAATGCAATGCATGAGGAATACTATACTCTTTACAGAAAAATGGGTATGATGACTACGCATTCCTGCGTTTCATACCTTACCGCCTCATATCTGCCCACTATTGGCCAGCACTGCTCCTGGAATGAAAGTTCCGCCATTCCCTACTGCAATGCGGTACTTGGCGCCCGTACCAATATCGACGGCAGCTTTGCCACCTGCTTTCTCGGCAAGGCTGTCTATTATGACATGCATGTGACCGAAAACCGCTATGCTACTGTTCTCGTAGAGACAGAGCGACTCATTAAGTCCGACCTGGAGTGGGATGTGTTCGGTTTCGCAGTGGGTGAGGAATGCGGTCTAGCCATACCCTGCCTTACAGGTACGGCCAAACCTACCACCACTCAACTCTGTAAGCTTAATTCCAGTATGAACACAGGCGGTGCTGTCCGTATGTACCATATTCCCGGCAGTACACCGGAAGCGCTCACTCTTGAAATGGCTTTCGGCAATAAGAGCCCCCGCCAGGTCATTATGATAGATGAGGACGACCTAAAAAAGACTTACGACACGCTAAATTACCACACCAGCGATGTGGTCGACATGGTTTACCTCGGCTGTCCGCACCTGAACATCGTTGACCTTATGCTGCTTGCCCGCAAGTTGGAGGGCAGGAAATGCAAAATACCCTTCTGGATCATGTCCACCCCGTGGCTGTACGATGTCGCCAAGAACCTCGGTTACGTAAGGATTTTCGAGGCTGCCGGCGCCCACCTTATGACAGGCACATGCATGGCTGCCATGGGAGGCGTACCGACAGGTGTCAAAAATATTGCCGTCGACTCCGCGAAACAGTCCTACTACATAACCGGCTGTTATCCTGACGATTCTCTTCAGGTATGCTACGGCTCCCAGGACAACTGTATTGACGCGGCCCTGACGGGCAGATGGCGTGGCGAGTGGAAATAA
- a CDS encoding aconitase X swivel domain-containing protein → MKKIRIKGRSEFPGCVQAEAIVSRKPLEGFTNCNFVHGYTTERNHPLFKVCYTDKVLVYPYPRGSGGFVYYGLGAKPAAFVHTESCPLTVNCAMTGRIPSMTDFEMDPLDYIETGDIVLVNADEGYIEITKRNQEVTI, encoded by the coding sequence GTGAAAAAAATTAGAATTAAAGGCCGCAGCGAATTCCCCGGCTGTGTGCAGGCGGAAGCTATCGTTTCCCGCAAGCCTCTTGAAGGTTTCACAAACTGTAATTTTGTGCACGGATACACTACCGAGCGCAACCACCCCTTGTTCAAGGTCTGTTACACGGACAAAGTACTTGTTTATCCCTATCCTCGCGGTTCAGGAGGCTTTGTGTATTATGGTCTTGGCGCTAAACCTGCGGCTTTTGTACATACCGAGAGCTGCCCACTGACTGTTAATTGCGCAATGACCGGGCGCATCCCGTCCATGACCGATTTTGAAATGGATCCTCTTGATTATATCGAGACAGGAGATATCGTACTGGTAAATGCCGATGAGGGCTACATCGAAATAACGAAAAGAAACCAAGAGGTAACGATATGA
- a CDS encoding LysR family transcriptional regulator has protein sequence MYNITFLQIATFFAVAERLNVSKTADAMYISQPALSKTIHRLEEGIGLKLFARSNRGLVLTKEGEYLYLKMRSSYNSMCKHIEHAQKMENMPHKIINIGYPSTYDSSKDYDKLKWLINDYSLQHPNIEINEILYDFLELKQALIYGDVDIAFIHDFMLDGAPNISMKRVCRSRRCLAMSARHPLAAFDTIDLINKEDLAKEVFYTIPFHDDSSDKKRAILMLNEYGINPKTVQIVPNFQSFIRLLRLGRGMGVCGYFLNVPGREEIKFFELPLLGDSPFLTVAWRTKDVSKAAQDFISTIPDNPDGMTVFKCRQKHK, from the coding sequence ATGTATAACATTACATTCCTACAGATTGCAACGTTTTTTGCTGTGGCGGAGCGGCTGAATGTTTCGAAGACTGCAGATGCGATGTATATTTCACAGCCAGCTTTGAGCAAGACGATACACAGGTTGGAAGAAGGCATCGGCTTAAAGCTGTTCGCCCGAAGCAACAGGGGGCTTGTGCTGACAAAAGAAGGTGAATATCTTTACCTTAAGATGCGTTCCTCGTATAACAGCATGTGCAAGCATATAGAGCATGCACAGAAAATGGAGAATATGCCGCATAAGATAATCAATATTGGCTATCCCAGCACCTACGACTCCAGTAAAGATTACGATAAACTCAAGTGGCTGATAAACGATTACTCTTTGCAGCATCCGAATATCGAGATTAACGAAATATTGTATGATTTTTTGGAACTCAAGCAAGCCTTGATTTACGGAGATGTGGATATCGCTTTTATCCATGATTTTATGCTGGACGGAGCGCCAAACATCTCGATGAAAAGGGTATGCAGGAGCCGCAGGTGTCTTGCGATGTCCGCAAGACATCCTCTGGCCGCGTTCGACACGATAGACCTGATAAATAAAGAGGATCTCGCAAAAGAGGTCTTCTATACGATACCGTTTCATGACGATTCAAGTGATAAGAAAAGGGCCATTTTGATGCTAAATGAGTATGGGATCAACCCCAAAACCGTGCAGATAGTTCCCAATTTTCAATCATTTATCCGCCTCCTTCGTTTGGGTAGGGGTATGGGTGTTTGCGGATATTTCCTAAATGTACCTGGGCGTGAAGAGATAAAATTTTTTGAACTCCCGCTGCTTGGGGACTCCCCGTTTCTGACCGTAGCATGGCGAACGAAAGACGTTTCCAAGGCGGCACAGGATTTCATTAGTACAATACCGGACAACCCGGACGGTATGACTGTTTTCAAATGCAGACAGAAACATAAATGA
- a CDS encoding UGSC family (seleno)protein, with protein MNKRLDPIMDPRGRQERPVIKLAPRKGLNGLINGKILFYDNTKLDFCYYNEVFVRIKSNFNKMGATNFVDYKETVRGKDTPALEAYAAMLADEKPAAAIVALGDMGTSSATTIVAIEMEKLGIPTVYVTASPGGELVEGVAFYRAGNLCLCKLDIYQASLPKDIHVQIDTKWDYIIDSLTKNGEELRRAAHIDFKIDKTKPRDDGLLPLTDNIEIDESQLYTPGAYMEEVMDFFHKEHLGDGLPIIPPTRKRYEKMLEYCPFDPDTVLAVEVGPSGKDITVKDLAIAAVMAGCKPEYMPIIITAFKCMADPKYNLLQSVTTSYPGGNLILVSGPLAKELGISGRQGCLGPGFPANNTIGRAINLVIMDVCRAVPGVCDLDCQASPVEFSYCFAEDEDLAPWKTINEEFYDKDTTAVWVLKAEPARDIIDFLSLNGGDLIDTLTHCCTTIGSNNAYMPSSLLLVLTPDHGKMLVDFGYNKQKIKEHIHLRAVNETPMVRGRGLVPVRPEGWESKHPMPVTRSPEDVFIVVAGGRGGHSQVILPWGLHSEAIIKRVELPDGKAAQHISEFGKYSVN; from the coding sequence ATGAACAAAAGATTGGATCCAATCATGGATCCCCGGGGCCGGCAAGAAAGGCCGGTCATCAAGCTTGCGCCAAGGAAGGGGTTAAACGGGCTAATAAATGGCAAAATCTTATTCTATGATAACACGAAACTAGACTTCTGCTATTATAACGAAGTTTTTGTAAGAATCAAAAGTAATTTCAATAAGATGGGCGCAACAAATTTTGTTGATTACAAGGAAACTGTCAGAGGCAAAGATACGCCGGCACTTGAAGCATACGCCGCAATGCTAGCTGACGAAAAACCGGCAGCGGCAATTGTAGCGTTAGGTGATATGGGGACATCTTCAGCAACAACTATCGTTGCGATAGAAATGGAGAAACTCGGGATTCCCACTGTTTACGTAACGGCGAGCCCGGGCGGAGAACTGGTAGAAGGTGTTGCGTTTTATCGCGCAGGTAACCTATGTCTTTGCAAGCTTGATATCTATCAGGCAAGCCTGCCGAAGGATATACACGTACAGATAGACACGAAGTGGGATTATATCATTGATTCGCTGACGAAAAATGGCGAAGAGCTTAGGCGGGCGGCACATATTGATTTCAAGATCGATAAGACAAAGCCCCGGGATGATGGTCTTCTTCCGTTAACTGACAATATTGAAATAGACGAGAGTCAGCTTTATACGCCGGGGGCTTATATGGAAGAAGTCATGGATTTCTTCCATAAGGAACATCTTGGCGATGGCCTTCCAATCATTCCGCCAACCCGTAAGCGTTATGAAAAGATGCTCGAATATTGCCCGTTTGATCCGGATACGGTACTTGCCGTAGAGGTTGGGCCAAGCGGGAAAGATATTACGGTTAAAGACCTGGCTATCGCAGCTGTCATGGCCGGGTGCAAACCCGAATATATGCCCATCATTATTACGGCATTCAAGTGTATGGCAGACCCAAAGTATAATTTATTGCAATCCGTAACAACATCATATCCCGGAGGAAATCTTATATTGGTAAGCGGCCCGCTGGCCAAAGAACTTGGTATTTCTGGACGTCAGGGGTGCTTGGGACCGGGCTTCCCCGCCAACAACACAATAGGAAGGGCGATCAATTTAGTTATTATGGACGTCTGCAGAGCCGTCCCGGGCGTTTGCGACCTGGATTGCCAGGCATCGCCTGTCGAATTTTCCTATTGTTTTGCGGAAGATGAAGATCTTGCTCCATGGAAGACAATCAACGAGGAATTTTATGATAAAGATACAACGGCCGTATGGGTCCTTAAAGCCGAACCGGCCCGTGATATCATTGATTTTTTGAGCCTTAACGGTGGTGATTTGATCGACACCCTTACCCACTGTTGTACGACAATAGGCAGCAATAACGCCTATATGCCCAGCAGTTTGTTGCTGGTACTTACGCCTGACCATGGAAAGATGCTGGTGGATTTTGGATACAACAAGCAAAAAATCAAAGAGCATATTCATTTGCGTGCGGTCAACGAGACGCCGATGGTAAGAGGCAGGGGGCTTGTGCCTGTCCGCCCGGAAGGATGGGAAAGCAAACATCCTATGCCTGTAACCAGATCCCCGGAAGATGTATTCATCGTAGTGGCGGGTGGAAGAGGCGGACATTCCCAAGTCATACTGCCTTGGGGCCTTCACAGCGAGGCCATTATCAAACGGGTGGAACTGCCTGATGGCAAGGCAGCACAGCATATAAGCGAGTTCGGAAAATATTCAGTAAATTAA
- a CDS encoding FAD-dependent oxidoreductase, with protein sequence MKIIGHYDVVVVGGGTSGVAAAIAAARTGANTVLIERIGALGGQFNISGPPGFAYANLFNERYEQVAGGIIEETHNRLLREGHALPHQNLDFRAGFSFSYVDPDWWGLLMFDMMTENDVNLLLHTLAVDVVKEGDAITGVVVESPSGRALVMGKVIIDCTGEGQISVLAGAPYEQVPRDQLEPHTLAFTMDGVDWDKALAYIKANFETDFMIQMPQIVPWTKEQIADRIRRVKDITELGEVRGYFSLKREALEKGEWHESSGIGFFLIPRDGGHVQAHFQHSSHVIGDPTDVRDLTHVEVECRKQITMALKFINKNLPGFENAYLTRVCPEVRIRESRRIMGDYKLVKADVAAARKFEDVIGKSNFSSGAKHVATGNTIDFAQEVRPKDGGSTDIPYRCLVPKAVENLLVAGKAISTDRDSYQRFLMQTMVTGQAAGVAAALCSKKGITPRELEKDVSELQNILLKQGAILYGTH encoded by the coding sequence ATGAAAATTATCGGTCATTATGATGTGGTGGTTGTTGGTGGCGGCACGTCCGGGGTAGCGGCAGCAATTGCAGCGGCAAGAACTGGTGCTAACACTGTCTTAATCGAGCGCATTGGCGCGTTGGGAGGTCAATTTAATATTTCAGGCCCTCCTGGTTTTGCGTATGCAAACTTATTTAATGAAAGATATGAACAAGTAGCCGGCGGTATTATTGAAGAAACGCATAACAGACTATTGAGGGAAGGCCATGCCCTTCCGCACCAAAACCTGGACTTCCGCGCAGGGTTTAGTTTCTCCTATGTCGATCCCGACTGGTGGGGCCTTCTAATGTTTGACATGATGACTGAAAATGACGTAAACCTTCTGCTCCATACCTTGGCTGTTGATGTGGTCAAAGAAGGCGATGCTATTACCGGAGTCGTTGTTGAAAGCCCCTCCGGCAGGGCGCTTGTTATGGGCAAAGTGATTATTGACTGCACAGGCGAAGGGCAGATTTCTGTTTTAGCCGGGGCGCCTTATGAGCAGGTACCGAGGGATCAGCTCGAACCTCATACGCTCGCTTTCACAATGGATGGTGTAGATTGGGATAAAGCATTGGCGTATATTAAAGCTAATTTCGAGACCGATTTTATGATCCAAATGCCTCAAATTGTTCCCTGGACGAAGGAGCAGATTGCTGACCGTATCAGAAGGGTTAAGGACATTACCGAGCTAGGTGAAGTCAGGGGCTATTTCTCTTTGAAAAGAGAAGCTCTGGAGAAGGGGGAATGGCATGAAAGCAGCGGAATCGGTTTCTTCCTGATACCCAGAGACGGCGGACACGTACAGGCCCATTTCCAGCATTCATCCCATGTAATTGGTGACCCCACCGATGTAAGGGATCTTACTCATGTAGAGGTTGAGTGTAGAAAACAAATCACGATGGCCTTGAAGTTCATCAATAAAAATTTGCCTGGCTTTGAGAACGCCTACCTTACAAGAGTATGCCCTGAAGTGAGAATACGTGAGAGTAGACGAATTATGGGTGACTATAAACTGGTAAAAGCGGATGTTGCTGCCGCAAGGAAGTTTGAGGATGTCATCGGAAAGAGCAATTTCTCATCAGGAGCTAAACACGTTGCTACTGGGAACACAATAGACTTTGCGCAAGAGGTAAGGCCGAAAGATGGCGGATCAACAGATATTCCATATCGGTGCCTTGTCCCGAAGGCGGTTGAAAATCTGCTTGTGGCCGGTAAGGCAATTTCAACCGATCGTGATTCTTACCAAAGATTCCTGATGCAGACAATGGTAACGGGTCAGGCCGCCGGTGTGGCCGCTGCTCTCTGCAGTAAAAAAGGCATTACGCCCAGAGAACTTGAGAAAGACGTCTCCGAGCTGCAGAATATTCTATTGAAACAAGGAGCTATTCTGTACGGTACACATTAG
- a CDS encoding MFS transporter, protein MKVITTIIIMGGRIRMSEKNVKNEIIAKPLIVDVGKLIDDSKLNKVSLATIILCGFIMMMDGYDMGIMSVTAPAIMEEWGVSATLFGGVFSAAYVGFLFGAIICGTIADKIGRKKVLIFSGIIFSLGTLLVYFSHSVPELILMRIFAGFGFGGAVPVAITLTSEYAPLKGKGKYLSVMYTGFVLGTTLAGYVASFIISSTAGWRACFLIGFFAPLIVIAFMIPYMSESARWLSVSWKTAEQRENLVKLINKINPDLKIDADTQFSSVGITNQKQHSAKELFAGRLRWVTPVMWAFYLISSIALFFFNSWGPQLIVLKGYSVATAAMINGNAQFVGVLSVLGAGFLYDKIGLRRGWIVYTLAAIVVCFLGGVEGGMFIGVFILGLFLINCAHMAITILAPSIYPPNIRNQGAGTGIGVARIGAIIGPLLGGILLATQLKMSILIILMVAIPMFIVAVLCYIVGKQYDMYFAPLYGGQYKTEKN, encoded by the coding sequence ATGAAGGTAATTACAACAATTATTATTATGGGGGGGCGAATTAGAATGAGCGAGAAAAACGTAAAAAATGAAATTATTGCAAAACCTTTAATAGTTGATGTTGGAAAACTTATCGATGATTCTAAGTTGAATAAGGTTTCCCTTGCGACGATTATTTTATGTGGTTTCATCATGATGATGGATGGATATGATATGGGGATCATGTCAGTTACAGCACCGGCGATTATGGAAGAGTGGGGCGTCAGTGCGACCTTGTTCGGAGGGGTATTTTCAGCCGCCTACGTTGGTTTTTTATTCGGAGCGATAATCTGTGGGACCATAGCCGACAAGATCGGGAGAAAAAAGGTTCTCATCTTCTCAGGAATCATTTTTTCATTGGGCACCTTGCTTGTATACTTTTCGCATTCGGTTCCAGAACTGATTCTCATGCGCATATTCGCCGGTTTCGGCTTCGGAGGCGCGGTTCCTGTCGCCATCACATTAACCAGTGAATATGCGCCATTAAAAGGAAAGGGGAAATACTTATCGGTTATGTACACCGGTTTTGTTTTGGGTACAACGCTTGCCGGATATGTAGCATCGTTTATCATTTCTTCAACTGCCGGCTGGCGTGCGTGTTTCCTTATAGGCTTTTTTGCTCCTTTAATTGTAATAGCATTTATGATTCCTTATATGTCTGAATCCGCCAGATGGCTTTCCGTCAGCTGGAAAACTGCGGAACAGAGAGAAAATCTTGTTAAATTAATCAATAAGATAAATCCAGATCTCAAAATCGATGCTGACACCCAGTTCTCATCTGTAGGAATAACGAATCAAAAGCAACATTCTGCCAAGGAACTTTTTGCGGGAAGACTGAGATGGGTGACGCCTGTAATGTGGGCATTCTATTTAATCAGCTCCATTGCACTCTTTTTTTTCAATTCCTGGGGACCTCAATTGATCGTTTTGAAAGGTTACTCGGTTGCAACAGCCGCAATGATAAACGGAAATGCTCAATTTGTCGGTGTACTTAGTGTCCTGGGCGCCGGCTTTCTTTATGATAAGATTGGCCTCAGAAGAGGATGGATTGTGTATACTTTAGCCGCGATTGTCGTTTGTTTTTTAGGTGGAGTAGAGGGAGGTATGTTTATTGGCGTATTTATCTTAGGACTTTTTCTGATCAACTGCGCACACATGGCTATAACGATACTTGCACCTAGCATATATCCCCCTAATATAAGAAACCAGGGAGCTGGCACTGGAATTGGGGTAGCTAGAATCGGAGCTATTATAGGGCCGCTATTAGGTGGAATTCTTCTGGCAACACAGTTGAAAATGTCAATTTTGATCATTCTGATGGTTGCAATTCCCATGTTCATAGTAGCGGTTCTTTGCTATATCGTTGGGAAGCAGTATGATATGTATTTCGCTCCCTTATACGGTGGTCAATATAAAACCGAGAAGAATTAA
- a CDS encoding response regulator, with protein sequence MYSVMLVEGKKLESESIKKWANWKDPNFQICYEAADGLDALNYYTNVMQPDVIITEIQMPGMSGFELIKEIHKINAGQKFIIVSSEANFLYAKQAMKLGVKDYLIKNAITDEDLYIALCEVLKLVNGQNKSHLNVSVESLAASETLQMILSEEVPFDLINQYLYSLGVDISDSVYFIMSFAVENIGTLKSAYVERLLNDLSFFIGPSQDIACYMWQNNFAYLGFVKSDLSQFSIMKREYKVSNAILKAVENVLGSVRVTIGVSQITDKIEDVSRKYWEAEKARNYSIFLGGVRTLYYYENPCTLSGADALHIQMKGIENAINNRDIDEICRMINNIYKNNKDSFRKYLHLKYASSLLINLFMDYCKSNSIPYRYIFNNGFLSKRTDEQNETMDRICDSLCVCFKLLVNGMKAKTKYSKFVRNIVEYICENYNNHISLNSIAEHFKYNKTYVANYFKRETRETVNMYIRRFRIEKSKILLKTTDLGIDDIMYLVGFNSRQNFYMEFKKSAGVSPVKFREVSKIQEDAV encoded by the coding sequence GTGTATTCAGTTATGCTTGTTGAAGGCAAAAAATTAGAATCCGAGTCTATAAAAAAATGGGCTAACTGGAAAGACCCAAATTTTCAAATATGCTATGAAGCTGCGGATGGATTAGATGCTCTTAATTACTATACAAATGTTATGCAACCTGATGTGATTATTACTGAGATACAAATGCCAGGTATGAGTGGGTTTGAGCTTATCAAAGAAATACATAAGATAAATGCTGGACAAAAATTTATTATTGTAAGTTCCGAAGCCAATTTTTTGTATGCAAAGCAGGCGATGAAACTTGGAGTTAAGGATTACTTGATTAAGAATGCAATTACCGATGAGGACTTATATATAGCGTTATGTGAAGTTCTTAAGCTTGTAAATGGTCAGAATAAATCACACTTAAATGTATCTGTGGAATCTTTGGCTGCATCTGAAACCCTGCAAATGATTTTAAGTGAAGAAGTTCCTTTTGATTTAATTAACCAGTACCTTTATTCACTAGGTGTTGACATAAGCGATAGCGTTTATTTTATTATGTCTTTTGCCGTTGAAAATATCGGCACATTAAAGTCCGCTTATGTTGAAAGATTGTTAAATGATCTATCTTTTTTCATTGGACCCAGTCAAGATATAGCATGTTATATGTGGCAGAATAATTTTGCATATTTAGGTTTTGTGAAATCAGATCTTAGTCAATTCAGCATTATGAAAAGGGAATATAAAGTTTCCAATGCAATTCTCAAGGCTGTTGAAAATGTATTGGGTAGTGTGAGAGTAACAATTGGAGTAAGCCAGATAACTGATAAAATTGAAGATGTGAGCAGAAAATATTGGGAAGCGGAAAAGGCCCGTAATTATAGTATTTTTTTAGGTGGAGTCAGAACGCTGTACTACTATGAAAACCCATGCACTTTGAGCGGTGCCGATGCATTGCATATTCAAATGAAGGGTATTGAAAATGCGATTAATAATAGGGATATCGACGAAATTTGCAGGATGATCAACAATATTTACAAAAATAATAAGGATTCATTTCGAAAATATTTACATTTAAAATATGCCAGTTCATTATTAATCAATTTATTTATGGATTATTGTAAATCAAATAGTATTCCTTATCGTTATATATTTAATAACGGTTTTTTGTCGAAAAGAACTGATGAACAAAATGAGACAATGGATAGGATTTGCGACTCTCTTTGTGTATGTTTTAAATTGTTAGTTAATGGGATGAAGGCCAAAACTAAATATAGTAAATTTGTTCGAAATATTGTTGAATATATTTGTGAAAACTACAACAATCATATCAGTTTGAATTCTATTGCTGAACATTTTAAATATAATAAAACCTATGTAGCGAATTATTTTAAAAGAGAAACCAGAGAAACCGTAAACATGTATATAAGGCGATTTAGAATTGAAAAATCCAAAATATTATTAAAAACAACAGATTTGGGCATCGACGACATTATGTATTTAGTTGGGTTTAATTCCCGGCAAAATTTTTATATGGAATTTAAAAAAAGTGCAGGCGTATCACCCGTGAAATTTAGGGAAGTGAGTAAAATCCAGGAAGATGCTGTATAA
- a CDS encoding uroporphyrinogen decarboxylase family protein, producing the protein MNTNLLKERKARIRKAFSLEKPDRTPVVLMADAFCATHMGVKLSDFCSSLTYSNQVMVDSMKELQADAICHVTGYAPIMPLSFMSRVKLPGVNLPDNALWQLDEQEMMTTEDYDIILNKGWMPFMTDYMENRLKIQLEPLFAELAEWPQYIRNFENNGTAVLTPVNGTVVYELLNGGRSMPSFVKDLYKIPDKVEAVLDVIQKETSGRLRHKIHEVKPEVVFLSPARGASEFFGPKLWQRFVWKYLKATADVIIEEGADVCLHLDAHWERDLEFFRAFPKGRCLFDTDGATDIYKIKAVLGDIMAIKGDVPAAMLALGTPDDVYNYSTRLIEDMGPGFILSSGCSIPPNAKVENVKAMISAATGK; encoded by the coding sequence TTGAATACAAATTTGCTCAAAGAACGCAAGGCAAGAATAAGAAAGGCCTTTTCGCTGGAAAAGCCGGACAGGACTCCGGTGGTACTGATGGCTGACGCTTTCTGTGCAACACATATGGGGGTGAAATTATCGGATTTTTGCTCAAGTCTTACATATTCCAACCAGGTTATGGTGGACTCGATGAAAGAATTGCAAGCCGACGCGATTTGTCATGTTACCGGATATGCCCCCATTATGCCGTTGTCATTTATGTCTAGGGTGAAATTGCCTGGCGTGAATTTGCCGGATAATGCTTTGTGGCAATTAGATGAGCAGGAAATGATGACCACAGAAGATTATGACATCATCCTAAATAAGGGTTGGATGCCTTTTATGACGGATTATATGGAAAACAGGCTGAAGATCCAGCTTGAGCCGCTGTTTGCGGAATTGGCCGAATGGCCGCAATATATCCGGAATTTTGAGAACAACGGTACTGCGGTGCTTACGCCGGTTAACGGAACTGTTGTGTATGAGCTGCTCAACGGTGGGCGTTCCATGCCCAGTTTTGTTAAGGATCTGTATAAAATTCCCGATAAGGTTGAAGCGGTTTTAGATGTAATTCAGAAAGAAACAAGTGGACGCTTACGGCATAAAATTCACGAAGTAAAGCCTGAAGTTGTATTTTTGTCTCCTGCCCGGGGGGCGAGTGAGTTTTTCGGGCCCAAACTGTGGCAGCGGTTTGTTTGGAAATATCTCAAGGCGACAGCCGACGTTATTATTGAAGAAGGTGCAGATGTTTGCTTGCACCTGGATGCTCACTGGGAACGCGACCTGGAGTTTTTCCGGGCTTTCCCGAAAGGCAGGTGCCTATTCGATACTGACGGGGCCACCGATATTTATAAAATCAAAGCAGTCCTTGGCGACATCATGGCCATTAAGGGCGATGTTCCTGCAGCAATGCTGGCACTCGGCACCCCTGACGATGTATATAATTACAGTACCCGTTTAATCGAAGATATGGGTCCCGGATTTATTCTATCCTCGGGCTGCAGCATTCCCCCCAATGCCAAAGTGGAAAATGTTAAAGCTATGATTTCGGCTGCTACTGGAAAATAG